The Rhodococcus triatomae genome includes a window with the following:
- a CDS encoding FxsA family protein, with amino-acid sequence MYAVLFLLYVFVEVTALIVVGSAIGAVWTVLLLLAGTAVGLILMRSQWRRVVEGFRKAAAGRGEPGTAVADGALVAAGSVLMFVPGLVTSVLGLALLLPPTRWAVRPLAVLLAGRRAAVLVTGANTFGRMRGGYGPGRVVDGDVVEGEVVDEVFEDGVRRGGASDPAPGTSTPGRSVLP; translated from the coding sequence ATGTACGCCGTGCTGTTTCTGCTCTACGTATTCGTGGAGGTGACGGCGCTCATCGTCGTCGGCAGCGCGATCGGAGCCGTCTGGACGGTGCTGCTGTTGCTGGCGGGCACGGCCGTCGGCCTGATCCTCATGCGTTCGCAGTGGCGCCGCGTCGTCGAGGGATTCCGCAAGGCGGCAGCGGGCCGCGGCGAACCCGGCACCGCGGTGGCGGACGGCGCGCTCGTCGCCGCCGGTTCTGTGCTGATGTTCGTTCCCGGACTGGTGACCTCCGTTCTCGGCCTGGCGCTGCTCCTGCCTCCCACGCGCTGGGCGGTGCGCCCGCTCGCCGTACTGCTGGCGGGTCGCCGTGCCGCCGTCCTCGTCACGGGCGCGAACACGTTCGGCCGGATGCGCGGCGGTTACGGGCCCGGCCGGGTGGTCGACGGTGACGTGGTCGAGGGCGAGGTCGTCGACGAGGTCTTCGAGGACGGCGTCCGCAGGGGCGGCGCGTCCGACCCGGCCCCGGGAACGTCCACCCCCGGGCGGTCCGTCCTCCCCTGA
- a CDS encoding response regulator → MPITVLLVDDQELMRMGLTMVLDAQEDITVVGEAGDGAAAITAARRLEPDVVLMDVRMPVVDGVSATEQILAAGDRTRVLVMTTFDLDEHAMGALRAGASGFLLKDTPPEDLVSAIRSVAAGDAVVSPRVTRRLLARFLDDGPQATRDPAILESLTDREREVLVHVATGRSNQEIAGLLYLSESTVKSHIGRILTKLDCRDRVQAVVLAYETGLVRPGS, encoded by the coding sequence GTGCCGATCACCGTGCTACTCGTCGACGACCAGGAACTGATGCGGATGGGTCTGACGATGGTGCTCGACGCCCAGGAGGACATCACCGTGGTGGGGGAAGCCGGTGACGGCGCGGCGGCGATCACGGCGGCACGCCGGCTCGAGCCCGACGTCGTGCTGATGGACGTCCGGATGCCCGTCGTGGACGGAGTGAGCGCCACCGAACAGATCCTCGCCGCGGGGGACCGCACTCGCGTACTGGTGATGACGACGTTCGATCTGGACGAGCACGCGATGGGGGCGCTGCGGGCCGGAGCGAGCGGCTTTCTACTCAAGGACACTCCGCCGGAGGATCTGGTGTCGGCGATCCGCAGTGTCGCCGCCGGCGATGCGGTGGTGTCGCCACGGGTCACCCGGCGGCTCCTCGCCCGGTTCCTCGACGACGGACCGCAGGCCACCCGCGACCCGGCGATTCTCGAGTCACTCACCGACCGTGAGCGGGAAGTACTGGTCCACGTGGCGACCGGCCGGTCCAACCAGGAGATCGCCGGGCTCCTGTACCTGTCGGAGTCGACCGTGAAGTCGCACATCGGGCGGATTCTCACGAAGTTGGACTGCCGGGACCGGGTCCAGGCAGTGGTGCTGGCCTACGAGACCGGGCTGGTACGCCCGGGCTCGTAG
- a CDS encoding glycoside hydrolase family 16 protein, which yields MLVPHRMSRRFGVTVAAATVALLGILSTPIAHAQSSTGSTGDPVVSGTQPAPRAPLPGWREIFVDDFTTDAPRGSFANSECANPRKIVYTGTEGTRWRAYPECYLDTYNKNPYRADRVLSAHDGVLDYHLHELDGRRAGANLSPVIDGDDQGQVYGRYSARIKVSHPLITGYRLAMLLWPESERWPEDGEINFPEGPLTGPIYGFHHFAEPGATPNSQALSDVDYSGYTDWRVVTIEWTPTVVRLVLDDKVLLEESRGIPTTPMRWQLQLESSLYPAIGGGNFLVDWVTVHAWDGA from the coding sequence ATGCTCGTGCCCCACCGGATGTCTCGCCGCTTCGGGGTGACGGTCGCGGCCGCGACCGTCGCGCTTCTCGGGATCCTGTCGACCCCGATCGCGCACGCGCAGTCGTCCACCGGGTCGACGGGCGACCCCGTGGTGAGCGGAACCCAGCCCGCGCCACGGGCGCCGCTGCCGGGTTGGCGGGAGATCTTCGTCGACGACTTCACCACCGACGCACCGCGAGGCAGCTTCGCGAACTCCGAGTGCGCGAACCCCCGCAAGATCGTCTACACCGGTACGGAGGGCACGCGATGGCGCGCCTACCCGGAGTGCTACCTGGATACCTACAACAAGAATCCGTATCGCGCGGACCGGGTGCTCAGCGCCCACGACGGAGTGCTCGACTACCACCTGCACGAGCTGGACGGCCGTCGCGCCGGTGCCAACCTGTCTCCGGTGATCGACGGCGACGACCAGGGACAGGTGTACGGCCGGTACTCGGCGCGCATCAAGGTCAGTCATCCGTTGATCACCGGCTACCGGTTGGCGATGCTGCTGTGGCCCGAGTCCGAGCGCTGGCCCGAGGACGGGGAGATCAACTTCCCGGAAGGGCCGCTGACCGGACCGATCTACGGGTTCCACCACTTCGCCGAGCCCGGCGCGACCCCGAACTCGCAGGCGCTGTCCGACGTCGACTACTCCGGCTACACCGACTGGAGAGTCGTCACGATCGAGTGGACGCCCACGGTGGTCCGTCTCGTCCTGGACGACAAGGTCCTGCTCGAGGAGAGTCGCGGTATCCCGACGACGCCGATGCGATGGCAGCTGCAGCTCGAATCGAGCCTGTATCCGGCGATCGGCGGCGGCAACTTCCTCGTCGACTGGGTGACGGTGCACGCCTGGGACGGCGCATAG
- a CDS encoding sensor histidine kinase codes for MRRFSLWLRGKPMVADAILAAVLFVLEIFVFATTGNWRQLLLGAFICIPVVWRRRYPMTAAGAIVLMSVTSTFVSYGLDDPAAVEHPALLALAVMLYTLVVYVGRRAGLVYLAALILDTLLSMWLIDQEVASTLAFVALIYALSWMAAEFLGARRAYDQEVEARLAVADYDRERRAEEAVAAERTRIARELHDVVAHAVSVMVVQADGASYALTTNPAAARKALANISSTGRQALSELRRTVSLLRTDPALDALPQHGTAGLARVVEMMRDAGLRVELVMTGELDDVAPAVNLGIHRVVQESLTNVLRHAGEQPRARVQVVRSDDAVTIDITDNGHGAGRFTLGSGNGLVGMRERVAVLDGTLAAGPRPDGSWRVHVVLPVADD; via the coding sequence ATGCGCAGATTCAGCCTGTGGCTCCGCGGCAAACCCATGGTCGCGGACGCCATCCTGGCGGCCGTCCTGTTCGTCCTCGAGATCTTCGTGTTCGCCACGACCGGAAACTGGCGGCAGCTGCTCCTCGGAGCGTTCATCTGCATACCCGTCGTGTGGCGACGCCGGTACCCGATGACCGCGGCCGGCGCGATCGTGCTCATGTCGGTCACCTCGACGTTCGTCAGCTACGGACTGGACGATCCGGCGGCCGTGGAACATCCGGCGCTCCTGGCGCTGGCGGTGATGCTGTACACGCTCGTCGTCTACGTCGGTCGACGGGCCGGTCTCGTGTACCTGGCCGCGTTGATTCTCGACACGCTGCTGTCGATGTGGCTGATCGACCAGGAGGTGGCGTCGACGCTCGCATTCGTCGCCCTGATCTACGCCCTGTCCTGGATGGCGGCGGAGTTTCTCGGCGCCCGCCGTGCCTACGACCAGGAGGTGGAAGCACGGCTGGCCGTCGCCGACTACGACCGGGAACGGCGCGCGGAGGAGGCCGTGGCGGCCGAGCGCACCCGGATCGCCCGCGAACTGCACGACGTGGTCGCCCATGCGGTGAGTGTGATGGTGGTGCAGGCCGACGGAGCCTCGTACGCACTCACGACGAATCCGGCGGCCGCCAGGAAGGCGCTCGCCAACATCTCCTCGACCGGACGACAGGCGCTCTCCGAACTACGTCGCACGGTCTCCCTGTTGCGTACCGACCCGGCTCTCGATGCGTTACCCCAGCACGGAACGGCCGGCCTGGCTCGGGTGGTGGAGATGATGCGAGACGCCGGCCTGCGCGTCGAACTGGTGATGACCGGCGAACTGGACGACGTGGCACCGGCCGTGAACCTGGGAATCCATCGTGTGGTCCAGGAGTCGCTCACGAACGTCCTGCGCCATGCCGGTGAGCAGCCCCGGGCACGAGTACAGGTCGTGCGGTCCGACGACGCGGTCACCATCGACATCACCGACAACGGGCACGGCGCGGGACGATTCACTCTCGGCTCGGGCAACGGGCTGGTGGGGATGCGCGAACGCGTGGCCGTCCTCGACGGGACCCTGGCTGCGGGGCCGCGCCCCGACGGGAGCTGGCGCGTGCACGTCGTGTTGCCCGTGGCCGACGACTGA
- a CDS encoding sulfite exporter TauE/SafE family protein has protein sequence MDVGDWMLLLTAATAAGWVDAVVGGGGLILLPALFLVLPQLTPQAALATNKLTASTGTAAAVWTFARRIPMNWRVLIPAGVLSAVTAAAGAATVSLIDKDVFIPVIMVVLVAVAVFVTARPQLGTVLAHTQPSARKTAAVVGLAAALIGYYDGILGPGTGTFLIISFATFLGTEFVRSAAMAKVINLGSNIGALTFFAVTGHVWWTLGLAMAVCNVAGAVIGSRMAIDKGAGFVRVTLLIVVVAMVIRLGWQQFG, from the coding sequence ATGGATGTCGGTGACTGGATGCTGTTGCTCACCGCGGCGACGGCGGCAGGCTGGGTCGATGCGGTGGTCGGCGGTGGTGGCCTGATCCTGCTCCCGGCACTGTTTCTCGTCCTCCCCCAGCTGACTCCGCAGGCCGCTCTCGCGACGAACAAGCTCACCGCGTCGACCGGAACCGCCGCAGCGGTGTGGACGTTCGCGCGCCGGATCCCCATGAACTGGCGGGTGTTGATTCCCGCCGGTGTGTTGTCGGCGGTCACCGCCGCGGCCGGTGCCGCGACAGTGTCGCTCATCGACAAGGACGTCTTCATCCCGGTGATCATGGTCGTGCTGGTGGCCGTCGCCGTGTTCGTCACCGCCCGGCCACAGTTGGGGACGGTGCTCGCGCACACCCAGCCGTCCGCGCGGAAGACGGCCGCGGTCGTCGGCCTGGCCGCCGCCCTGATCGGCTACTACGACGGAATACTCGGCCCGGGTACAGGCACCTTCCTGATCATCAGCTTCGCGACGTTCCTCGGCACCGAGTTCGTCCGGAGCGCCGCCATGGCCAAGGTGATCAACCTCGGATCCAACATCGGCGCACTGACGTTCTTCGCCGTCACCGGGCACGTGTGGTGGACGCTCGGCCTCGCGATGGCCGTCTGCAACGTCGCGGGCGCGGTGATCGGCTCGCGCATGGCAATCGACAAGGGCGCCGGATTCGTCCGGGTCACGCTGCTGATCGTGGTCGTGGCGATGGTGATTCGCCTCGGCTGGCAACAATTCGGGTAG
- a CDS encoding TldD/PmbA family protein, with product MTNTRGVDPDFLALPLRELADAALTAARAAGADHADLRVHRLVQQSIRLRDAEVQADVHTVEIGFAVRVLVDGTWGFASHPELTAERAAETARQAVTVARTLRVLNHEHVVLADEPVYPDVSWVSEYALDPFEVPGAEKVGLLTDYSRRLLDTTGVDHVTTSCLLVKEQTFYADVAGSAITQQRVRVHPEFEAVAVDRDGGFDSMRTLAPPAGRGWEYLGADSTWDWDGELARIPGDLAEKLRAPTVEPGPTDLVIDPTNLWLTIHESIGHATEYDRAIGYEAAYAGTSFATPDQLGSLRYGSDFMHVTADRTFAHGLASVGYDDEGVATGSWDLIRDGVLVGYQLDRSFAPRLGLARSNGCSYADSAHHVPIQRMANVSLQPDPAVDRSTADLVADVEDGIYVVGDKSWSIDMQRYNFQFTGQRFYRIRNGALAGQVRDVAYQATTTEFWGSMEAVGGASTWRLGGAFNCGKAQPGQVAAVSHGCPSALFRGVNVLNTRTESGR from the coding sequence GTGACGAACACGCGGGGGGTGGACCCCGATTTCCTGGCCCTGCCGTTGCGGGAACTGGCCGACGCCGCACTGACGGCGGCGCGCGCCGCGGGCGCCGATCACGCGGATCTGCGCGTACACCGGCTGGTGCAACAGTCGATCCGCCTGCGCGACGCGGAGGTCCAGGCCGACGTGCACACGGTCGAGATCGGCTTCGCCGTCCGCGTACTGGTCGACGGTACGTGGGGCTTCGCATCGCATCCGGAGCTGACCGCCGAGCGCGCCGCGGAGACCGCCCGCCAGGCCGTCACCGTGGCCCGGACCCTGCGCGTGCTCAACCACGAACACGTCGTTCTCGCCGACGAACCCGTCTACCCGGACGTCAGCTGGGTGTCCGAGTACGCCCTGGACCCGTTCGAGGTGCCCGGCGCGGAGAAAGTCGGCCTCCTCACCGATTACTCCCGGCGGCTGCTGGACACGACCGGTGTCGATCACGTCACCACGTCCTGCCTGCTGGTCAAGGAGCAGACCTTCTACGCAGACGTGGCCGGTTCGGCGATCACCCAACAGCGTGTCCGGGTACACCCGGAGTTCGAGGCGGTGGCCGTCGACCGCGACGGCGGATTCGACAGCATGCGCACCCTCGCTCCCCCGGCCGGGCGCGGCTGGGAGTACCTCGGTGCGGACAGCACCTGGGACTGGGACGGCGAACTCGCCCGCATCCCGGGGGATCTCGCCGAGAAGCTCCGGGCGCCGACCGTGGAGCCGGGGCCCACCGATCTGGTGATCGACCCGACGAACCTCTGGCTGACCATCCACGAATCGATCGGCCACGCCACCGAGTACGACCGGGCCATCGGCTACGAAGCCGCCTATGCGGGAACGTCCTTCGCCACCCCGGACCAACTCGGGTCCCTCCGCTACGGCAGCGATTTCATGCACGTGACCGCCGATCGCACGTTCGCCCACGGGCTCGCCTCGGTCGGCTACGACGACGAGGGCGTGGCCACCGGGTCGTGGGACCTCATCCGGGACGGGGTCCTCGTCGGATACCAACTCGACCGTTCCTTCGCGCCGCGCCTGGGCTTGGCGCGTTCCAACGGATGCTCCTACGCGGATTCCGCGCATCACGTGCCGATCCAGCGGATGGCCAACGTGTCCCTGCAGCCCGATCCGGCCGTGGACCGCAGCACCGCCGACCTCGTCGCCGACGTCGAGGACGGCATCTACGTCGTCGGAGACAAGTCGTGGTCGATCGACATGCAGCGATACAACTTCCAGTTCACCGGCCAGCGGTTCTACCGCATCCGGAACGGGGCGCTGGCCGGCCAGGTGCGGGACGTGGCGTACCAGGCCACGACCACCGAATTCTGGGGGTCGATGGAGGCGGTCGGCGGTGCGTCGACGTGGCGACTGGGGGGCGCGTTCAATTGCGGCAAGGCGCAACCCGGCCAGGTGGCGGCCGTCAGTCACGGGTGCCCGTCGGCACTGTTCCGCGGCGTGAACGTGCTCAACACCAGGACGGAGAGCGGACGATGA